In the Necator americanus strain Aroian chromosome X, whole genome shotgun sequence genome, aaaatatgataaaattttGCATGAAAAGAACTCTGATCCTGACCACAGTGTGAATattatgggaaaaaaattgcaataacATTTGCATTCATTTGCTTTTCAACtgtatttttttgcaaatttctcgAATACAGTAGAATTTATGATACAAAGGTAGGATGAATTCTGGAAGggaatgttttgtttgtaAATTAACACATgattacagatttttttcgtgaCCAGTTATGTCGTTCAAGCATTTGGAGTGGCCAAAGTTCTAATTGAGAAGAGATTTCTAGGATTCACCTTAGacgaaatttcatttcatccgaATTAGGATTGATccactcactttttttcaacatttatcaaaaaaactgaactaaTGTTAATTGTCGAAATAATGTAATTAGTGGAAGTAGTTTCAGGAGTATTCATGCTTACAAAGTTAATGTTTTTACATTTTCCAAATAGTAGTTTCTGTTTTGAAAGTAGTTGAGTTTAATTGATTAAAATCAATTTCTGTTTATCCTACTATGCGCATCCTTAATTTCCTTGTTGTGGAATTTTCTACCATACTATAGtcataaacaaaacaacatcctGAATTGTACTGCACAGTAGGGTTGCACTGGTTGAATCGATTTTATTCACTCATTCTATCGACGACTCGTATGATTTGGCTGATCAAATAAAGTGGAAGCAAAGAATTTGTTTgctaaaaaaagcaaaagatagACACTTTGGAAAAGACTATGTGTGCATCGCTGTAGAACCATGAGCGACCCAAAATCAGAActttgaataaatataaaccgCATTAATAAAACCTTCTCCATGGCGGGTGTAAAGCAGTCGGTAAGATGCTTCGCTGTGGctgaacgatcgatcggaggttcggatTCGTCCTAATGCAAACCAAactcttcatccctccgagagtcgataaattggttccagacttgtccgcgaggataaaaacacttacttgacacatcagATAGCTCCAGCAAGTAATTGTATaagtcagttacacgttcgtgaacctcaaatgattctgaattgaagtgatcgtgatggcgcatcccaagcggattgattaacgccatacAAATTATCCATTATTAAAATTCTAAGTTGCTGAAACTACACTATCCTCAACAAAACtctataaaattttcaaatctgcAGCaaatacttaaaggcatcactccacgaatttgaggtggcatggatttcaggtagagtattctttTAAGAGatagaagattatggagaggagggtgatcccgtccatttcttcctaattgtcgtaaaaaacggcccgaaagatgcggcgccgcactaggctggagcgctccaatcgaactccttgtagaaaatagtgcgccaaaacgcctgaagccgtatcctccgagccgttttttacggcaattaggaagaaatggacggaatcaccctcctctccataatctactttcCCTTATactactctacctgaaatccgtgccacctcagattcgtggagtgatgcctttaaaggagaaAGGTGGAATTCTCCATAAATTCCCAATgttttacggttttttttaaataaaataaaataaaataaaataaacagaacaTAAAATCAACAGATGTTCTTGATAGTGATCCCCTAAAGGAAAATTAGTAAtataactttgaaaaaggaaacttacagcggaaaaaaacgaatactGGAACAGAAACAGAATTGTGATGCACCTAGAATAACTACTTGGATTTCCAAGGATTAAGGATTTCTCCAAGCCATAAGTATTtggaaataaaacgaaaaacgaatttttaaattcccaTCGAAACCTTGACCGTGTGCTTCACCTTGTCCTCAAATGTTCCACTGAAAACGAGTGGTTGTGTATCTTGCGATCAAACGTGGGTGTTTCTACCCTCATAACTTATCGAGCACACCTCAGCGTTCTTATCTTATTCTAATGAAAAACCACAtcaatttacaaaatttgatTATAgcacttacttagatacttacttacttacttagttttttatattaatatatctATAAGTAATAATGTAGAATATTTGTATCAATATATCTATGAGTATTAATATTagtatatttatgtattagTATATATTGCCACCAAACACATCCAGCTATACAAGACATTCCAAGATTTTTGTCGATTCCAAACGGAATACTGTATTAAAGAAATGacaaaatagtaataaataaaacttaaaacgtaataatacaaatacataGTGTTacataataatagcaataaataacaaaaacaaaataaaagcaagaataaaagaaacaagaaaaataaaaactatctTCGGACTACATAGGCGTAATTCAAAAGGAAATTCTATGATTACACCGTTGTTGACCGACCATTGTGGTGAAACGCAAGAACAACaaagcttctttttcttcaggagaaatttttcatgaaatccTAACTGgagtagaaagaaaatcaaggaaaGAACTAAAATATGCACATCTGTTAGGTTGTTACATTCTCTTCTCGTTTAAGTGGAAGATATAGAAGaagcatttctttttattcacgaTTTGCAgctttttctgtgattttttacGTGAAAACTACAAATGCTATGAATTCCGTTATGTCAAATCCTCCATTATGATGAATATTTCTCACCAACTCTCAACAGATCCAGTAATAATCCTGCGGTCTCCTCATAGAAACaaacttttctaaaatttgcaagaaaaaaaaaacaaacgaaacggTGCTAGTGAAATACTGCAAATAAATTATAcatcatttatttacaatACAGTTAGCACATCTGCGCTGCAACTGTGTACCGTAAGCGCATTTGAACAGATGGATTGTCCTCAATCAAGCTAAACGGGAAACCATTACGTGAACATGTCCAAAATCATCCCACTAATTTCCTCTTCATTAGTTCTACTCCTATCATTCGTAATTGCGGTGAGGATTCGGTAttcatttcggaaaaaaaaatcattattgtCAATTTATAAAGCGATTTGTTTATCTAGTATCTTTTGAACAACTCGTTATCCACAAGGGAAAAGCAAAGTGAAGTTAATGGTACTAAAGAAGGAGTGAGATTACAAAAGAAGGAGTTAATCATAAGGGAAAGATTGCTAAGCGTTCCTGAGCACAAGGTATAtctttgaatcttttttttttgaatgttcaaCCAGTGAGAAAAGGAATACTCTTTGacagttctttgtttttttagaacatCCGAGCTCTGGTACGATCAAAAATTGATAAGATATTTACATTGGGTGATTCTAAAACAAAAGCACTTTTGATTGACAGCTAACGTCAACAGATTGCTTGAATTTATCGATATTATCCGTtaaggaatgttcctcgtttCACTATGCTAAAGAAATGtggaattttatgattttggGCGAGTTGTGACGAGTAGTATTTGAACACAGTGATCTTGTTCTTGAGCAGAATTTGTTGAGAAATACATCTTATAAAACATATTTCCttttaaaacaagaaaaaaataaacaacaatgtttttttttataaaaagatTATCTTCTTACTCGTATCCAACAGATGaccaacaagtttttttttttcaaattattaaaaacCGTTGAAACTTATACATCATATATTTCTGAGACAGAAGCATAATTCtaacgttggaaaaaaaacctgagcaaacctaaaaataattttgaagagatttttcgATCTGTTCTCGCTGGGAAAATGGTTGTAACACGTTCTTCTCATCGATACTCCACTGATAATTTATCTGGACCTTTATAGGTGGATGAAATTTGCAGCGAATTAGATCAAACATGTTTCCTCATTACAGATCGTGTTGAAGAAGTTAATAATAGGTAAATCGCCGTCTCTTTTAATAAGTTGTTCCTCTATGGAAACTTATGTCAATCTTTTTCAGGCTACTAGCATATCGAGCACTTCGCCGAAAAGGACCAGAAGGTGTTCTCACATTATCAGATGCTCGAATTCTACCACCTTCCCGTACGGCCtgaaaattcattattttccattattttttcattatttattcaccCTACTTGTATTAAATTGGGcagaaattaatttcatttcagcatTAACATGGGTAAATTTTAATACAAAAAACTGGAAGATCGATAAGACCACAATACGATTAGAATATGCTCGCCTTATGGTAGCTGGTGCATTTATAAGTGGAGCCTTGGATTTCAATTCCACGGATAAACAATATGTTCTGCTGATTGGATTAGGAGGAGGAGTGATCAACAACTATTTAACAAGCATGCCTAATCATACGGTGGGAAATTTTCGATACATGTGCTAtggtttcattttcaaaaatgaataagaaaaaaagttagccTTAAATTCTGTCAACTTTCtattttgttatgtttgtgACTTTATTAGGAATTTTTCTACTGCAATTGCTGCTATGAAAAAATGTACATCAAGCAAGCATAAGCCCATTTTTATTCCGTGTTTAACCTATTATACGTTGGCCAGAACGTGGTGCGTAATCCTCCTACAGATGAGGAATGATATGATAAAGTCTATTCCATAGGATAGATCGGTGGTCACCCACACTATGGTACTAATATTAATCCTCCGctcccctttttttcctttcaaaaataattgctGTCGTTCGATTGCACTATATACTCCTTTTTTGGTATACCCGAGCCAAAATGACATTAAacgcatcactccacgaatctgacgtgatgtgGATTTCCGATTGTCAAAGACTATTcggaatcgtagattgcagaaacgggtgggccgcatcttccgagccgttttttacggcaattaggagaaaatggacggaatcgccctcttccctacaatctacgactccgcataggcataacccacctgaaacccgtaccaccccagactcgtggggtgatgcctttaagtacggtgcagttacgtgaGCAGCTACGTCCGAAGCGGTGCGTGAAGATAGTTATTGTGATCGTGATGGGACCGTCGTGAAAGAATGGTCATAGTGGGAGTCCCCCCTCGAACCCAACAACTACGGTCCGCTGCAGCTCTTCGAGAGCAGCCACttttgcaccgagcttcatttcgttttgatcccaCTATGCTGTGGTCATTACGatgttgtaatttttttaaattcttctatttcctattattctagtccgaaaaaatttaaaaaataataattactgATCTAAATATAGTTGAAACTTCTTCCAGTGTTTATTTCCAGATTGATGTTACTGTCGTGGATATTGATCCTGTTATGAAACGGATAGCAGAGAAATGGTTTAATTTCGAACATTCACCGCTACATCGAATAGTAATCGACGATGGTGTACGATATGTTCACGAAGCAGCTAAAAAAGGTTCTTCAGAATTCCACATAAAATCATCtcaatatgaaaatttttcccgccacttttctcttctcttttattatcAGCAATACAGGATtctactactatttttttccttcaggaCTCAAGTATAATGCAATTCTGCTGGATGTTTGCTATAATGTTCGGCTACCGATGATGTGCCCaatagaagaatttttgaCAGATGACGTAATAGCCGCTATGAGGGCTATAACTTCCGAAACAGGTACGTTTTGGACGAATCATGAAATAACATGTAAGTCCTCCAAAAAGGTATGAATTAGACATTACCGGAGTGGAATTCGCCTATTTATAGAGAATTTAATGGAATggtaatgaaaaaatgaagagatgaaACGAAAACTAAAGAAATTAGTTTGTGCAGTATATTCgaatcaaaatataaaaaagttaCACTTTACacacataataaaataagagcaTACAGTTAGACCATACTCTTACTTAAAGACTTATATGACCCGTcatcactggacgtgcgggcccagcatctcttccacccGTTTCGTTccttcgccattgtcatccaagatgttgtcaagtttcgtgagtgacgttgacgagcaccttgagccgtatccaactgagctctcagctgctCCATCCGTGCAGAGAACACATCATTACATCTCGTCGGCTGTCGTTTAGCAGCTCATGAGATCCGCTTTGGACTTCTTCTAGTCTATCTATCTCCTATTTTTCTCATAAGGTGATCGGACCATGGCTTTTctttacataagtaaataTATATTCCGGTGGATGGCGGAGACGAGAAATTGCTCTTCAGGGGGAGCTCCGAAGACAAAGCAAGGTATTGTGTCttgaacttcagaagacatctttCAAGGCTCTGTGAGTAGTAactagcttcctagacgtagCAGCGATGTCTGTCCTCGTCTCTGTTGCGTACAGAACGCTGAAAGAACTGTCGAATCGAGTAGATAGGCAGTTGGTCcctagcttccctgacggaaGCGAACGCtgtctcatccttctattcagttcttccttcaattcgTTCTCCATATTCATAACACCTCCGAGGTAAGCTTATCACTAACTTTCCACGATCTGGGAAATCTCAAGTTGTTCTCTGCCATCCTCGCAGTAAACGTTCTCACTGaactgtgttttctttctgtttattcgcaatccTATTCCCTTCCTTGCTTCGTTTAGTTcattgagcatcgtttctgctttattggtacttctcaaaaaaaaaaccgaagtcGTCCGCAAAAGGAGCGTTAGAGGGAATCTTCTGTCAACACCTACGCTCCTTTCTTCCCGAGGAAGTGATTTCATCATCAATTGCAATGCCATATCCATATCCAAGACCATATCGAGGGTCACAGAGGTGAACAGATTGACGATATTGTAGcaccttgtcgtaccccctttccgaTAAGTGAGGTGATGGAGCGGTGGagaagctgtatcttagtcctagcaattggctaatgccCTGCGACGAGTCTACACCTTGATCGACAAGcactgacagtattgcatttgTTTCTATGCTGTCGAAAGCTTTTTCATACTCGACAGAGGTGAGGACAAGGACCAGGGACGATATCCACGGCTAACCTCTGTGACCCTCGATATGGTCTTCATGTGGTCCATGCAGGTAGAACCCTCACAGAATCTGGCTTATTTTTGATGCACTGAATTTGATGAATACTTTGTACAAGACGCTCAGCGAACTTAACGGATGATAGTTCCCAGCCTCTTCCAAGTCACCTTCCTTACGGATTGAAATcattcgcgaggtcttccattGGTCTGGTatactttctttctgaagaaaggacGTCACTTGCAAGGCTAGAATTACACAAAATGGGCGGCTACCAGCCCGAAGGAACTCTGCTGATATAAATTTAAGTCCGAGGGATACCCcgaggtttcatgctcttgatagtgACTCGAACGCTCGAAAGGATAAATCACTATTGGAAGTGATCGGGGTTGACGTAGGAGTTGACGAGCGGAAGAGGTTTGAGTAGAACCTCCCCGTAataatttccatctcacgacgagaagaaatGCGAGTCCTATCTTCGCTCAGGAGGGCCGTTAgtggaatattatattcgcagaGATACTTGTTACAGGCACTTCCTAAaacttgcttttctttttgcttccgGAATCTTCTTatgcttttattttgaaagaactGCCTGCAACGCCTTCTTGCAGCTATTGTTTGGTACAACTCAAtgccgctcaatgtgcgatgcatttggATCAAGCCTGATagcctttcttctttccaagaaTTCCTCGATTGctgttttcattccggtccccctGTCCAAATcttcctgtattcctcttctttgGCCTTTCTTAGTTTCCCGGTGAAATCTCCGACAATGAATTCATAACAATTGTATCGTCATTTACCTGTAGATCGCTCCTTCTGTCTTGGTATCTTGCACATCAATCACGTTGTACTTGATGCCCTCTGCATCTGTGAGATAGACATGAAGGTTGAGGTCTGTAGATACTGTGCCTTAGAGGTGCAACGTCTTAGACAGTCTCCATAACGAGTCGTCCTTTAGTCATTAGTCCAAAGTGTCTCATTAGTCCAaaatcaaagacgtcctgagcaaccggAGATTTCACCGTCGCTTACTCTTCGCCACACATTCTGACTCCTGAGACGTAAGGGCCCAgagtgcagggtactgaggcagtgtatttgctggagtggcaaaaagagtTTTCCACAAACTATTCAGCCTTCCAGTGGTGAGCTttgctttcaccacaggtcgtacCCAATCTATAGATCACGGAGCCCCCTTCCGACATTTTGCAAAAACGATGGTGAGTCTTAGCAGTGGTATACTCTTGACTAGACTTCCGATTCCGAAAAGTTGGAATGTctgatgtgtcgaactcctcagCATGGGAGGCCTTGCCAGAGCACTTACCTCCGCTATACATCGCAGTACGACGCGCGGAGTCACCTGCATCCCACTACGAGCCGCTAAACCATTGTGGAGGCTAGGCCGTACTCACTATCTGAAGTATGTTCCAATATTTCTTCTAAGTAACTATTTCAGGTGTTGTTATTGTCaatataataacaacaaaGCAGGCAACGAATGCAGCAGACCAGGTTAGTCATTTTGTCATCTATGTCTAGGATTCATGGATTTCAAGGGCAGGAATTATCGTTAACACTAGGAATACTCGTTTCAGGTGAATTTTCTATTCTCGCGCCATTTTCCATCTTGTTATTTGATGTCCGATGGAGTAATCGACAGGGTAATTGAGGACTTAGTATTTAATCTGTAATCACTAAATTATCAGAATAAATTCGGTAATTTTAGATGCTTTTCTGTTCGgctaaagaaaagaactccTGGCTTGATAATCGAGATGAACTCTTCAATCGCTACGTAGCTGTAGATGCAGCTCTGGGCTTTCAACTCgtacagaggaaaaaattcacacCAAATGATTTAACTccgaataaaaattagaaactcCTTCGACGCCTTGCATCACTGATGAAGATAAATAGTGTATATGGATGTATTTATGACAGCTATAATTCTACAAGGACTACTTTGCTAAAACCTAGCTAAAAGTTTAACGGGAAACGTGAAgaagcatctttttttttggagaaggcAGTTGTTTGTAACTCAAACACAGAATTTATACTATTTCCTCAGTTTTGATCCCAGAAATTCACCTTAATCGTGAGATTCTCGTGATTCTCTGATTTTCACTAACCTCAATTTAATTCATGAATGTTATGTTGAAATTCGTTGCATGAAGTACATGTGGACACGTTTTCCTGCTCACCTCAAATTTGTAGATTCCggtagttatttattttgtgtatTTCACTCACCCACCTTTTCTAATAGATGTCTGGAAACCTCTGAGGCAATGTTAACTAATATTTATTCCATGTTCTGTTTTTCATCACTATAATTTGttctcaattaatttttttgtaatgtgATGTCACTATTagcaaaatttctgaattttttcctcttcgtgCTAATTCGTCTTTTCTGACAACACTTTACtatggaaataatttttgaatggaaataaaaaggaaaacaataaaGGACACAGTTCAAATGACGATGTCTGCCTATGATTAGCATTGCATTATGGAGCGAGATTCCGGATAATTCCATGTACACGGTGTGTTAGCTTTCCCTGAATTAACATAAacgtttcatttaaaaaaagaacgaaaatgaaCATGTAGATTACAATAATTGAACAATTAACAGCGATCAATACATGACAGTCGATGAATTAGTCGAAAAAATAGCCTTTGAAAATAGCTAAAGgattttatgaaattttatgaaagTGCAAAAAGTTTGGCAGTAAATGatgttttttctgcaaaaagcCAACGTGGCATGAGAACCAGAACAGGAATGGTACATCCATTGGATATGAGCTATCCGTATTCATACCCTtgtcatatattatattttccaCATTCACAGCAAATATCGCTCTAtgttttaacaattttttgctCCACAAACTAATCTGTTGTTAAATACTACTCAGCAAATGAGTTACTTGgaaaactattattattatgtaatGTAACTGATATCCAGCTGCTCGATAACAATTAAATAACAAGCTAAAATTCGAAATtaacaaatgaaatatttacTTTAAGTATTAGAATGACCCCATCTTTTAGATTTTCAGTTCGATTATTCTTATCAATACCATATCCAGTAGAATTCCAATaactctttatttctttttaacatgttctattaatttcaaaaaaattgaacgatTTTCTTATTCCACGAAACTTATATATGACATCTCGCTCCGTATTATTCAGGATAATGTTATTCATCGTTATTGACAGAATCACCTGGGAAAATAGACTGAAACTAAAATTTGCCTCACAATTCGTTTACGTTTCGCGAATATTTACCACCATAAAGctttgtttccttttgttgcatgaaattcattctcttaaaaaaaaactgaacaacGTACTGTTACATGCAGAAAAGGAATTTCATTAAATATTTCAGATAAGAATGGGGATCACTAGTTTTTCATTTACTTCCATTCTTCTTCTGATTGGAACTGTACTTTTTGCGGTGAgtaaatttccttctttttttttcaattatatttttaataatgaataatttaaGAAATTGATTGAAGATTTTATTGTACTGAAACGTCAGCATAATGAAGAACAAGACTCACTTGAGATACTTAAACGATATCCTGAACGAATTGTAATTAGTTAATTTACATTTTATAGTGAAGAGATCGATACAAACTCATTATCTTTCAGATTGATGAAATGTGTAGCGAGAAGTTTTTTGATTGTTACCTCATTGCCGACTTGTACGACAACAAAACGGAGCGGTAAAACTTTGAATTTCCGTATAAACTTTTATTTGCGATTCAAAATACGATTTTGGAACTTAAATCATTCCATTAATtagataattaattaaataactGACAACTTTGTCTTGCTGAATTAACAAGGAATTGTAATTTCTAAGATAAGTCACTTACAGAACTTCTTTTCACAGTACTTACAGAAACATCTTATTTTGGAGGTTGTTGTTCGGAGTCTTCTAATTTAACTCAGAAAATATAGCAAGGGAGCAAGATTAAGCTCTACAAAAAATTCACAGAGGATTTGGTTCTTATTCATCTATTTGCttcttataatttttctacaaatacaGACCTCTTGCTTTTCGTGTACTTCGCCTAAAGGGTCATGGTGGATTCCTGCAGCTATCAAAAGCTCGGCTTCTGATACCACAACgtaagaaatttccagaaaaggaATGAATCAGACTTAATCGTATCCTTTTTTAAGCAATGAGTTATAAAACACTGGATACAAGGAAATGGGAACTGGATAAAACGACTGTTCGTCTCAGATATGCACGTATGATGATATccggaatatttttttctgaggcaGTCGAATACAACTCACCTAAAGTTGGCAATGTCCTCATGTTTGGTCTAGGTGGAGGTGTTATCAACAATTATTTGACTACAATGCCTGGCCAAAAGGTGAATCATTAATTATAAACACAAATGATCATTCAGTGATGCAACAACTTAGATCAAAGCATTAGTCGATAAACACAGAtgttttgaacaaaattacatttttaacCTGAAAAAGCACAACTTAGTTTAATCTAATCTGAATCTAGCACAATTTAGTTTATTCTAATCTAATCATTTaaatggggcgggtgtggtgtagcggttagaggttccgcttcctgcacgatcgattggaggttcgaatccgccctagtgctcaccaagcctttcatccctccgggatcgataaattggtaccagacttgtctgggaggataaaagcactgacttgacacatcggctagccaccgcaagtcattgtataggccagatacacgttcgtaaacctcaaacgattctgaattgaagtgaacgtggggacgcatcccaagcggattgattaacgccagaaactttaaacttttacTTTAATCATTTAAATAGTGATTCTCCGATACCAGGAAAATTCGTT is a window encoding:
- a CDS encoding hypothetical protein (NECATOR_CHRX.G21678.T2); protein product: MVDEICSELDQTCFLITDRVEEVNNRLLAYRALRRKGPEGVLTLSDARILPPSPLTWVNFNTKNWKIDKTTIRLEYARLMVAGAFISGALDFNSTDKQYVLLIGLGGGVINNYLTSMPNHTIDVTVVDIDPVMKRIAEKWFNFEHSPLHRIVIDDGVRYVHEAAKKGLKYNAILLDVCYNVRLPMMCPIEEFLTDDVIAAMRAITSETGVVIVNIITTKQATNAADQVNFLFSRHFPSCYLMSDGVIDRMLFCSAKEKNSWLDNRDELFNRYVAVDAALGFQLVQRKKFTPNDLTPNKN
- a CDS encoding hypothetical protein (NECATOR_CHRX.G21677.T1); translated protein: MALINPLGMRHHDHFNSESFEVHERVTDLYNYLLELSDVSRRIRTSDRSFSHSEASYRLLYTRHGEVIDVFSMNDDER
- a CDS encoding hypothetical protein (NECATOR_CHRX.G21678.T1), yielding MSKIIPLISSSLVLLLSFVIAYLLNNSLSTREKQSEVNGTKEGVRLQKKELIIRERLLSVPEHKVDEICSELDQTCFLITDRVEEVNNRLLAYRALRRKGPEGVLTLSDARILPPSPLTWVNFNTKNWKIDKTTIRLEYARLMVAGAFISGALDFNSTDKQYVLLIGLGGGVINNYLTSMPNHTIDVTVVDIDPVMKRIAEKWFNFEHSPLHRIVIDDGVRYVHEAAKKGLKYNAILLDVCYNVRLPMMCPIEEFLTDDVIAAMRAITSETGVVIVNIITTKQATNAADQVNFLFSRHFPSCYLMSDGVIDRMLFCSAKEKNSWLDNRDELFNRYVAVDAALGFQLVQRKKFTPNDLTPNKN
- a CDS encoding hypothetical protein (NECATOR_CHRX.G21679.T1); protein product: MGITSFSFTSILLLIGTVLFAKLIEDFIVLKRQHNEEQDSLEILKRYPERIIDEMCSEKFFDCYLIADLYDNKTERPLAFRVLRLKGHGGFLQLSKARLLIPQPMSYKTLDTRKWELDKTTVRLRYARMMISGIFFSEAVEYNSPKVGNVLMFGLGGGVINNYLTTMPGQKFNVTVVDIDPVMKRIAEKWYGFEETDMHRIIVEDGVEFINKDQGVKYDAILVDVSDTDMKPLICPIQSFLKDDLISNLYYNLADTGVVIVNIITAPSFIQAGSELVLKRFEGHFDFCVLLPTSTFERMLFCFKRKPWNNDPNKLHEHVMKMDRELGFHLKDGGKYESSDKW